In one window of Episyrphus balteatus chromosome 3, idEpiBalt1.1, whole genome shotgun sequence DNA:
- the LOC129913588 gene encoding uncharacterized protein LOC129913588, with translation MLSKLSTNENSSQNTQKQLLIASSHYATQPYHPSHHKLNSLDRHTGTILNDPDSSDCKQFNAHYLKTIDSMDHYSVANLHYLSQSKIQIYQQSKSGNDSLSKPDQYHSNSNLSHYQTSGLVNHYQTTGNHHSLSKQHHSLKHNKTKNKGKSGGTGQKSSKSKSSSEEVQKQQQNRHSRKHSNTTDYTASHYSSSDSMRFDKNYY, from the coding sequence ATGTTAAGCAAGTTATCAACTAATGAAAATAGTTctcaaaatacacaaaaacagcTACTCATTGCATCTTCACACTATGCAACTCAACCATACCATCCATCACATCACAAATTAAACTCCCTCGATCGACATACCGGAACAATTTTAAATGATCCCGATTCCAGTGACTGTAAACAGTTCAATGcgcattatttaaaaacaattgataGTATGGATCATTACAGTGTTGCGAATTTACACTATCTTAGTCAATCAAAAATCCAAATATACCAACAATCAAAAAGTGGTAATGATTCACTATCGAAACCGGATCAATATCATTCGAATTCGAATCTAAGTCACTATCAAACATCGGGATTGGTAAATCACTATCAAACGACGGGTAATCATCATTCTTTGAGCAAACAACATCACAGTTTAAAACACAATAAGACTAAGAATAAAGGCAAAAGTGGTGGCACCGGACAGAAGTCTTCAAAGAGCAAGTCAAGTAGTGAGGAGGtacaaaagcaacaacaaaaccGACATAGTCGAAAACATAGCAATACAACAGACTACACAGCGAGTCATTATAGCTCGAGCGATAGTATGCGATTTGATAAGAACTATTATTAA
- the LOC129913587 gene encoding uncharacterized protein LOC129913587 isoform X1: protein MCAVQSTQTATTLKNDQIWSEKLYRASTTQNHILRPSVSAGSLYHQTTVMNKHGLGGELLDTCQRHQRDLFSGDLGIPNINTHVGSVVHTFETLAMLRRQNHHSPVITVTSSGTSSRMPVMENIFSSRVYKTSRQECSKIPEFNDDIENDYRKRQFDTMPSMSRLNGIKNYHTKDFNNEDRIVNNAFKDIFIGYNCDEDDVKTGPSNNSRAPRNRKAASPVPPTTQPVNANARSQPKNPISPPKPIKSLPNTIFDRIKCSNKTKSSIILSNIHMQPRAIHRYFKQLHIHSIGKDDCKCNNDEDLTHQNDFQPGKTIRQSFITNPVKGTIRENFRLKSPVVTQQQSSMPLDSLQPPSKKLNKNSLKKNKMGFFTMRSKSSIQLLLDDFEPKSEKCNRHHQDRKSSQNAAGSGYDKVAPHIEQSYNLGSDHYQSFPPSVDSIPCNFTQFPHKNDFRLKRGSSHTSSYSFHPCDSAEI from the exons ATGTGCGCTGTGCAGTCAACACAAACAGCAACAACACTCAAAAACGATCAAATTTGGAGCGAAAAACTGTATCGAGCATCCACAACCCAAAATCACATTCTTCGGCCATCTGTATCAGCTGGCTCACTATATCATCAAACGACAGTTATGAATAAGCATGGCTTAGGTGGAGAATTACTTGATACATGTCAACGTCATCAACGTGATTTGTTTTCCGGTGATCTTGGCATACCAAATATCAATACTCATGTTGGTTCTGTTGTTCATACTTTCGAGACATTAGCCATGCTCCGTCGTCAAAATCATCACAGTCCTGTAATAACAGTTACATCTAGTGGCACTTCCAGTAGAA TGCCCgtaatggaaaatattttctcaTCAAGGGTTTATAAAACCTCACGACAGGAGTGCTCTAAAATACCAGAATTTAATGATGATATTGAAAATGACTATCGGAAAAGACAATTTGACACCATGCCAAGTATGAGCAGATTGAATGGCATCAAAAACTACCACACCAAAGATTTCAATAATGAAGACCGCATTGTAAACAATGCATTTAAGGATATTTTTATCGGCTATAATTGTGACGAAGATGATGTCAAAACTGGTCCCTCAAATAATAGTCGAGCGCCCCGTAACCGTAAGGCTGCATCTCCGGTACCACCAACAACGCAGCCGGTCAACGCCAACGCGAGATCGCAACCAAAGAACCCAATTTCTCCACCAAAACCTATCAAAAGTTTACCGAATACCATTTTTGATCGCATTAAatgttcaaacaaaacaaaatcctctaTTATTTTAAGCAATATACACATGCAACCGAGAGCTATACACAGGTATTTCAAACAATTGCATATCCATAGTATCGGAAAAGATGATTGTAAATGCAACAATGATGAAGATCTTACACACCAGAATGATTTCCAACCTGGAAAAACAATTAGACAATCTTTTATCACAAATCCTGTAAAAGGTACAATTCGTGAAAATTTTAGACTGAAGTCACCGGTTGTTACCCAACAACAATCCTCTATGCCTTTAGATTCATTACAACCACCAtctaaaaagttaaataaaaactcattaaaaaagaacaaaatgggTTTCTTCACAATGCGATCCAAGTCATCAATTCAACTTTTGTTAGATGACTTTGAACCCAAGTCAGAGAAATGTAATCGTCATCATCAAGACCGAAAATCAAGTCAAAATGCTGCGGGAAGTGGTTATGATAAAGTAGCTCCACATATTGAACAATCTTACAACTTAGGTAGCGATCATTACCAAAGTTTCCCACCTTCCGTCGACAGCATTCCATGCAACTTTACTCAGTTCCCTCACAAGAATGATTTTCGATTGAAAAGAGGTTCATCGCATACGAGTTCATATTCATTTCACCCATGTGATAGCGCAGAGATTTGA
- the LOC129913587 gene encoding uncharacterized protein LOC129913587 isoform X2 — translation MNKHGLGGELLDTCQRHQRDLFSGDLGIPNINTHVGSVVHTFETLAMLRRQNHHSPVITVTSSGTSSRMPVMENIFSSRVYKTSRQECSKIPEFNDDIENDYRKRQFDTMPSMSRLNGIKNYHTKDFNNEDRIVNNAFKDIFIGYNCDEDDVKTGPSNNSRAPRNRKAASPVPPTTQPVNANARSQPKNPISPPKPIKSLPNTIFDRIKCSNKTKSSIILSNIHMQPRAIHRYFKQLHIHSIGKDDCKCNNDEDLTHQNDFQPGKTIRQSFITNPVKGTIRENFRLKSPVVTQQQSSMPLDSLQPPSKKLNKNSLKKNKMGFFTMRSKSSIQLLLDDFEPKSEKCNRHHQDRKSSQNAAGSGYDKVAPHIEQSYNLGSDHYQSFPPSVDSIPCNFTQFPHKNDFRLKRGSSHTSSYSFHPCDSAEI, via the exons ATGAATAAGCATGGCTTAGGTGGAGAATTACTTGATACATGTCAACGTCATCAACGTGATTTGTTTTCCGGTGATCTTGGCATACCAAATATCAATACTCATGTTGGTTCTGTTGTTCATACTTTCGAGACATTAGCCATGCTCCGTCGTCAAAATCATCACAGTCCTGTAATAACAGTTACATCTAGTGGCACTTCCAGTAGAA TGCCCgtaatggaaaatattttctcaTCAAGGGTTTATAAAACCTCACGACAGGAGTGCTCTAAAATACCAGAATTTAATGATGATATTGAAAATGACTATCGGAAAAGACAATTTGACACCATGCCAAGTATGAGCAGATTGAATGGCATCAAAAACTACCACACCAAAGATTTCAATAATGAAGACCGCATTGTAAACAATGCATTTAAGGATATTTTTATCGGCTATAATTGTGACGAAGATGATGTCAAAACTGGTCCCTCAAATAATAGTCGAGCGCCCCGTAACCGTAAGGCTGCATCTCCGGTACCACCAACAACGCAGCCGGTCAACGCCAACGCGAGATCGCAACCAAAGAACCCAATTTCTCCACCAAAACCTATCAAAAGTTTACCGAATACCATTTTTGATCGCATTAAatgttcaaacaaaacaaaatcctctaTTATTTTAAGCAATATACACATGCAACCGAGAGCTATACACAGGTATTTCAAACAATTGCATATCCATAGTATCGGAAAAGATGATTGTAAATGCAACAATGATGAAGATCTTACACACCAGAATGATTTCCAACCTGGAAAAACAATTAGACAATCTTTTATCACAAATCCTGTAAAAGGTACAATTCGTGAAAATTTTAGACTGAAGTCACCGGTTGTTACCCAACAACAATCCTCTATGCCTTTAGATTCATTACAACCACCAtctaaaaagttaaataaaaactcattaaaaaagaacaaaatgggTTTCTTCACAATGCGATCCAAGTCATCAATTCAACTTTTGTTAGATGACTTTGAACCCAAGTCAGAGAAATGTAATCGTCATCATCAAGACCGAAAATCAAGTCAAAATGCTGCGGGAAGTGGTTATGATAAAGTAGCTCCACATATTGAACAATCTTACAACTTAGGTAGCGATCATTACCAAAGTTTCCCACCTTCCGTCGACAGCATTCCATGCAACTTTACTCAGTTCCCTCACAAGAATGATTTTCGATTGAAAAGAGGTTCATCGCATACGAGTTCATATTCATTTCACCCATGTGATAGCGCAGAGATTTGA